One window of Kryptolebias marmoratus isolate JLee-2015 linkage group LG3, ASM164957v2, whole genome shotgun sequence genomic DNA carries:
- the tnip2 gene encoding TNFAIP3-interacting protein 2, with translation MDDSSSVSAEGDVPREKTRSFGMLNTLYHETRQEIELLGKQVCVKDNIIADLKARLGRHERIYMAVGEDEPVGFGPSNSLVESLLKEMCKLKQRRNDVEFKAARQAEEIQRLNLQLREKELELESIRCQPEHEKDQEIHQLRQALEDKERAEATRTVLCTSLAEEASQLRGQLSATVKVCQELLARLEKEKKGGRGGGGGGEVEEEVCLQQKTKETSEFSDPSATKSQIHQLQEENQQLKQRVAYVQGLNSQWQKYDSSREDYIRGLCHRLKESAGQGLMPTMGSVSAGLLQQEISRLNALLEEKIRECARLDREVEEIRRQSQERIQTLEQQALIYTDDFKSERADRENAQSQIEDLKEQVSQLKQQLRKQGASRETRDVGSVCRVHIGHRISSRRTKDSPEPLLRTVPDRQQQQQPPAVAAAAAAATNWNDFPGLSEIQCPHCSARFNDTNAECINHLEECGRP, from the exons ATGGACGACTCGAGCAGCGTGAGCGCGGAGGGCGACGTGCCGAGGGAGAAGACGCGGAGCTTCGGCATGCTGAACACGCTGTACCACGAGACGCGGCAGGAAATCGAGCTGCTCGGCAAGCAGGTCTGCGTCAAGGACAACATCATCGCGGATCTGAAAGCCAGACTGGGCCGACACGAGAGGATCTACATGGCGGTGGGAGAGGACGAGCCCGTGGGGTTCGGGCCGTCCAACTCCCTGGTGGAAAGTTTACTCAAGGAGATGTGCAAGCTGAAGCAGAGGAGGAACGACGTGGAGTTCAAGGCTGCCCGACAAGCGGAG GAGATCCAGAGGCTGAACTTGCAGCTCCGTgagaaggagctggagctggagagcATCAGGTGCCAGCCCGAGCACGAGAAGGACCAGGAGATCCACCAGCTGCGTCAGGCCCTGGAGGACAAGGAGCGGGCCGAGGCCACCAGGACCGTCCTCTGCACGTCCCTGGCCGAGGAGGCCAGTCAGCTGCGCGGCCAGCTCAGCGCCACGGTGAAGGTGTGCCAGGAGCTGCTGGCCAGgctggagaaggagaagaaggggggacgaggaggaggaggaggaggagaagtggAGGAAGAAGTGTGCCTGCAGCAAAAGACAAAGGAG ACATCAGAGTTTTCTGACCCGAGCGCCACCAAATCACAAATTCACCAGCTCCAAGAGgagaaccagcagctgaagcagcgtGTGGCATAC GTGCAGGGCCTGAACTCTCAGTGGCAGAAGTACGACTCCAGCAGGGAGGACTACATCCGGGGTTTGTGTCACAGGCTGAAGGAGAGCGCCGGCCAGGGCTTGATGCCAACCATGGGCTCCGTCAGCGCGGGCCTGCTTCAGCAGGAGATCTCCAGGCTCAACGCCTTACTGGAGGAGAAAATCAGGGAGTGCGCGAGGCTGGACAGAGAAGTCGAAGAGATAAGGAGGCAAAGCCAGGAGCGGATCCAGACACTGGAGCAGCAG gccTTGATTTACACAGATGACTTCAAGTCAGAGCGTGCCGACAGGGAAAACGCACAGAGTCAGATTGAAGACCTGAAAGAGCAGGTCTctcagctgaagcagcagctacGCAAACAG GGAGCAAGCAGAGAGACCAGAGACGTGGGCTCCGTGTGTCGCGTCCACATAGGACACAGGATCTCCTCAAGGCGAACTAAGGACTCCCCGGAGCCTCTGTTAAGGACTGTTCctgacaggcagcagcagcagcagccgcctGCAGTggcagcggcggcagcggcaGCGACAAACTGGAACGATTTCCCGGGCCTGTCCGAGATCCAGTGTCCACACTGCTCCGCCAGGTTCAACGACACCAATGCGGAGTGCATAAACCATTTGGAAGAGTGTGGCCGCCCCTAA
- the sfrp2 gene encoding secreted frizzled-related protein 2 yields the protein MYFQVSPFLRTDKMRAFIPAVAVLCAMSIPRLEAVHGLYGFDQHDLFYKKNNCKQIPTNLLLCHDIEYAQMRLPNLLGHETMDEVLQQASSWIPLVQKQCHPDTRKFLCSLFAPVCLPDLDEPIQPCRSLCESVKRGCAPVMYAFGFPWPEMLDCERFPLDNDLCIPPASAENVVPATIEVPSVCDACKETEQNDNEIVDNLCKNDFALKIKVKEVSYVNGDTRIVPEAKSKTIYMMNGVTERDLKKTVLWLRDGLRCVCEEMTDINAAYLVMGQKLDGHLVITSVKRWQKGQREFKRISRSIRKIQC from the exons ATGTATTTCCAGGTTTCGCCGTTTTTACGCACGGACAAGATGAGAGCCTTCATTCCCGCTGTGGCCGTCTTGTGCGCGATGTCCATCCCCCGCCTGGAGGCCGTCCACGGACTGTACGGCTTCGACCAGCACGACCTGTTCTACAAAAAGAACAACTGCAAGCAGATCCCCACCAACCTGCTGCTCTGCCACGACATAGAGTACGCGCAGATGCGCCTGCCCAACCTGCTCGGCCACGAGACCATGGACGAGGTCCTGCAGCAGGCCTCCTCCTGGATCCCGCTGGTCCAGAAGCAGTGTCACCCGGACACGAGGAAGTTCCTCTGCTCGCTCTTCGCCCCCGTCTGCCTGCCCGACCTGGACGAGCCCATCCAGCCGTGCAGGTCGCTGTGCGAGAGCGTCAAGCGAGGCTGCGCGCCCGTCATGTACGCGTTCGGCTTTCCGTGGCCGGAGATGTTGGACTGCGAGCGTTTCCCGCTGGACAACGACCTGTGCATACCGCCCGCGAGCGCGGAGAACGTCGTGCCCGCCACCATAGAGG tgcCCAGCGTGTGCGACGCTTGCAAAGAGACGGAACAGAATGACAACGAAATCGTTGACAACCTGTGCAAGAATGATTTTG CTCTGAAAATCAAAGTGAAGGAGGTCTCGTACGTCAACGGCGACACCAGAATCGTGCCAGAGGCCAAAAGCAAGACCATCTACATGATGAACGGCGTGACGGAGCGCGACCTGAAGAAGACGGTGCTGTGGCTGAGGGACGGGCTGCGGTGCGTCTGCGAGGAGATGACCGACATCAACGCCGCCTACCTGGTCATGGGCCAGAAGCTGGACGGCCACCTGGTCATCACCTCTGTGAAGCGCTGGCAGAAGGGCCAGCGCGAGTTCAAGAGAATTTCACGCAGCATTCGGAAGATCCAGTGCTAG